One genomic segment of Hippoglossus hippoglossus isolate fHipHip1 chromosome 22, fHipHip1.pri, whole genome shotgun sequence includes these proteins:
- the chmp3 gene encoding charged multivesicular body protein 3 translates to MGLFGRSTEKPPKDLITEWSQKIRKEMRVIDRQIRDIQREEEKVKRSIKDAAKKGQRDVCVVLAKEMIQSKRAVTKLYASKAHMNSVMLSMKNQLALLRVAGALQKSTEVMKAMQNLIKVPEIQATMRELSKEMMKAGIIEEMLEDTFESMEDGEEMEEEAEEEVDKILFEITAGALGKAPSKVVDALPEMEPAGATAASDEESEEDIEEMQSRLAALRS, encoded by the exons ATGGGACTGTTCGGCAGATCAACGGAGAAACCACCCAAAGACCTG ATCACTGAATGGTCTCAGAAAATCAGGAAGGAAATGAGAGTGATTGACAGACAGATTCGAG ATATtcaaagggaggaagaaaaagttaaaagatCTATCAAAGATGCTGCCAAGAAGGGTcagagggatgtgtgtgtggtcctcgCAAAGGAGATGATCCAGTCAAAACGGGCTGTCACAAAACTTTACGCCTCCAAAGCCCACATGAACTCTGTGATGCTCAGTATGAAGAATCAGCTTG CTTTACTGCGTGTAGCTGGGGCCCTGCAGAAGAGCACAGAGGTCATGAAAGCAATGCAGAATCTCATCAAAGTCCCAGAGATCCAGGCCACAATGAGGGAGCTGTCAAAGGAGATGATGAAG GCTGGAATCATTGAGGAAATGCTGGAAGACACATTTGAGAGCAtggaggatggggaggagatggaggaggaagcagaggaggaagtggacaaGATCCTCTTTGAGATCACAGCAg GTGCCCTTGGTAAAGCACCGAGCAAAGTCGTCGATGCCCTGCCTGAAATGGAGCCTGCAGGAGCCACTGCGGCCTCCGATGAAGAATCGGAGGAGGACATTGAAGAGATGCAGTCAAGATTGGCAGCTCTGAGGAGCTAA